In a single window of the Paenibacillus sp. MMS20-IR301 genome:
- a CDS encoding response regulator: MIGKLLVVDDEIWFREGLVQLISSNQLGWEVVGEASDGEEAMQAVELYKPDLIITDINMPAMDGLQLMEWLSRAYPEIRVIILTGYRDFEYAQRALRYGAVEFLLKPFSLDEAYHVLRKSYEELRLKQLEVRVMKQERQTELFRAALFGLPCERTLREEWEQKWQNAEICILQVHSYNLPEKNYTPGDISLLHYAVTNILQELLQVHQAEGIYFPLRTEAFAFLLEPGSAGAEYRRAVQEAVHRYIGLATGWLVIGTVERFEQLAEQYNEAREGLADGRASEVSAVDGFLPLKEELLSLLVTSNLAAAEQRLTEYLETAAPLGLQSCKTKIYTLVTVFASILLTDFKHLNAAAASEGLSPARILEMRSVPELLSWAQGRSTEFLDIFRQWLGRQQDNVVVQAKQYIEAHYQDDCSLQTIAAYVHVTPNYLSNLFKKETGTGLTNYVSQLRIEEAKLLLQHTRLRMTEIAERVGFDNSSYFTVVFKQLTGESPREFRRRYE, encoded by the coding sequence ATGATTGGTAAACTGCTTGTGGTGGATGATGAAATCTGGTTCCGTGAAGGCCTCGTGCAATTGATCAGCAGTAATCAGCTTGGCTGGGAAGTGGTCGGTGAGGCGTCTGACGGGGAAGAGGCGATGCAGGCGGTGGAGCTGTACAAGCCGGACCTGATTATAACAGATATTAATATGCCGGCGATGGACGGGCTGCAGCTGATGGAGTGGCTGTCCCGGGCCTACCCGGAGATCAGGGTGATTATTCTGACCGGGTACCGGGATTTCGAATATGCCCAGCGCGCCCTGCGCTATGGGGCGGTGGAATTTCTGCTGAAGCCGTTCTCGCTGGATGAAGCGTATCATGTGCTGCGCAAATCGTATGAAGAGCTGCGGCTGAAGCAGCTGGAAGTGCGGGTCATGAAGCAGGAGAGGCAGACTGAGCTGTTCCGGGCAGCGTTGTTCGGACTGCCCTGTGAACGGACGCTCAGGGAGGAATGGGAGCAGAAATGGCAGAATGCGGAGATCTGCATCCTGCAGGTTCACAGCTATAATCTGCCGGAGAAAAACTATACGCCGGGCGATATCAGCCTGCTCCATTATGCGGTGACCAATATCCTGCAGGAGCTGCTGCAGGTGCATCAGGCAGAAGGGATCTATTTCCCTTTGCGGACTGAAGCATTCGCCTTCCTGCTGGAGCCGGGGTCTGCGGGTGCAGAATACCGCAGGGCTGTGCAGGAAGCCGTACACCGCTACATCGGGCTGGCGACAGGATGGCTGGTGATTGGTACAGTGGAGCGGTTTGAGCAGCTGGCGGAGCAATACAATGAAGCCCGTGAAGGTCTTGCGGACGGCAGGGCAAGCGAAGTATCCGCAGTCGACGGCTTCCTGCCGCTCAAGGAGGAGCTGCTGTCCCTGCTCGTAACCAGCAATCTGGCGGCGGCGGAGCAGCGGCTGACGGAATATCTTGAGACCGCGGCACCGCTTGGGCTTCAGTCCTGCAAGACGAAGATTTATACGCTGGTTACGGTGTTCGCAAGTATTCTGCTGACCGATTTCAAGCATCTGAATGCGGCTGCTGCCAGTGAGGGGCTGAGTCCTGCACGCATCCTGGAGATGAGGTCTGTCCCGGAGCTGTTGTCCTGGGCACAAGGCAGAAGTACGGAATTCCTGGATATCTTCAGGCAGTGGCTGGGACGGCAGCAGGATAATGTGGTAGTTCAGGCCAAGCAATATATTGAAGCCCACTATCAGGATGACTGCTCCTTGCAGACAATTGCAGCATATGTTCATGTAACGCCGAATTATCTCAGCAATCTGTTCAAGAAAGAGACAGGCACCGGTCTTACGAATTATGTCAGCCAGCTGCGGATTGAGGAAGCGAAGTTATTGCTGCAGCACACCAGGCTGAGGATGACGGAAATTGCGGAGCGTGTCGGTTTCGATAATTCCAGCTATTTCACCGTTGTGTTTAAGCAGCTGACCGGCGAATCGCCGCGGGAGTTCCGCAGGCGCTATGAATAA
- a CDS encoding ABC transporter permease subunit, giving the protein MEIMNAAAAANPDGPEAVHRTGGPKWRRFKTNLPLMIMFLPVLLFYLIFRYAPIGGLVIAFKDYNFYDGILNSPWVGFHYFEVLFQDPRTLEIIRNTLMLSILSLLIGFPIPIILAIMLNEVRSMAFKRTVQTIVYMPHFLSWVIIAMLVTTAFAMENGMVNRIVESIAGDAYPFLYEKFSWVVIFIGSGIWKDMGFNAIIFLAALSAIDPSLYEAAGMDGASKMRQIWHITLPGIRPTIILLMILSMGRVMEVGFDQVFMLQNSNVNQIADVISTYIYRIGLQGAQFSLTTAMGLFESLVAFILVFTANYIARKFGEGLW; this is encoded by the coding sequence ATGGAGATTATGAATGCGGCTGCAGCCGCAAATCCGGACGGTCCGGAAGCTGTGCACAGAACAGGCGGGCCCAAGTGGAGGCGTTTCAAAACCAACCTGCCTTTGATGATTATGTTTCTGCCTGTCCTGCTGTTTTATCTCATTTTCCGCTATGCTCCGATTGGCGGTTTAGTGATTGCCTTTAAGGATTACAATTTCTACGACGGCATTCTGAACAGCCCATGGGTAGGCTTTCATTACTTTGAAGTGCTGTTTCAGGATCCCCGGACGCTGGAGATTATCCGCAATACCCTGATGCTCAGTATACTGAGTCTGCTTATAGGGTTTCCGATTCCGATTATTCTGGCCATCATGCTTAATGAAGTGCGCAGCATGGCGTTTAAACGGACGGTTCAGACCATTGTATATATGCCGCATTTCTTGTCCTGGGTCATTATTGCCATGCTGGTTACGACAGCCTTTGCGATGGAGAACGGGATGGTTAACCGGATTGTGGAAAGTATTGCGGGTGATGCGTACCCCTTCCTGTATGAGAAGTTCTCCTGGGTTGTGATCTTCATCGGCTCGGGAATATGGAAGGACATGGGCTTCAATGCCATTATTTTTCTGGCGGCCCTGTCTGCTATTGATCCCAGCCTGTATGAAGCAGCGGGGATGGACGGAGCGAGTAAAATGCGCCAGATCTGGCATATTACGCTGCCGGGTATCCGCCCCACAATTATCCTGCTGATGATCCTGTCGATGGGCCGGGTGATGGAGGTCGGCTTCGATCAGGTATTCATGCTGCAGAATTCCAACGTAAACCAGATTGCCGATGTAATCAGCACCTACATATACCGTATAGGCCTGCAAGGTGCACAGTTCAGCTTAACGACAGCGATGGGGCTGTTCGAATCATTAGTGGCGTTTATCCTGGTGTTCACTGCCAACTATATCGCCCGCAAATTTGGAGAAGGACTATGGTAA
- a CDS encoding carbohydrate ABC transporter permease translates to MRDSRSEKVFYFFNYVLLAVIAMSCILPLLNVVALSLSGAEAVVSGRVTLWPVEFSLSSFKSLFTGTPIMRSFWNSVQITLVGTGLSMLVTIMAAYPLSRRQFYSRRFFTMAMVFTMIFNGGLIPTYLVVQNLGLVNSYAALWLPGLVSTYNMLLMRSAFEQLPGEVDEAAKIDGCGELGILVRIVLPLSKPMLATLALFYGVGYWNAFMSVMIYINDTAKYNMTVLVQNMIKSTTMIQDFADPTMLANMTPEGVRSAAVIVMIVPILAVYPLLQKYFVKGVMLGSIKG, encoded by the coding sequence ATGCGGGATAGCAGAAGCGAGAAGGTTTTCTACTTCTTCAATTACGTGCTGCTGGCGGTTATTGCAATGAGCTGTATCCTGCCGCTGCTGAACGTGGTCGCCTTATCACTCAGCGGAGCGGAGGCGGTAGTCAGCGGCCGGGTTACTCTGTGGCCGGTAGAATTCAGTCTCTCATCATTCAAAAGCTTATTTACAGGCACGCCGATTATGCGTTCCTTCTGGAATAGCGTACAGATTACGCTGGTAGGAACAGGACTAAGCATGCTGGTTACCATTATGGCCGCCTACCCCTTATCAAGAAGACAGTTTTACAGCCGCCGCTTCTTTACGATGGCCATGGTGTTTACGATGATTTTTAACGGCGGGCTGATCCCGACCTATCTGGTCGTGCAGAATCTGGGCCTGGTGAACAGCTATGCAGCCTTATGGCTTCCGGGTCTGGTCAGCACCTACAATATGCTGCTGATGCGTTCGGCCTTCGAACAGCTGCCGGGTGAGGTGGATGAAGCAGCCAAGATTGACGGATGCGGCGAGCTGGGTATCCTGGTACGGATCGTACTTCCGCTCTCCAAGCCGATGCTGGCTACCCTGGCCTTGTTCTATGGAGTCGGATACTGGAATGCATTCATGAGTGTCATGATCTATATCAACGATACGGCCAAGTACAATATGACGGTGCTGGTGCAGAACATGATTAAATCGACGACGATGATTCAGGATTTCGCCGATCCTACCATGCTGGCTAATATGACACCGGAAGGCGTGCGGTCCGCCGCAGTTATCGTCATGATTGTTCCGATTCTGGCGGTGTACCCGCTGCTCCAGAAGTATTTCGTGAAGGGTGTTATGCTCGGCTCAATCAAAGGTTAA
- a CDS encoding extracellular solute-binding protein — protein MSLLNKLPKMMLIAGLGGSLLAGCSSDNKEPAAEGGDTKARGSISSTIYDRGSVPSGMGTIEDNMWTKWINENGPADVKFVAIPRWESQSKLNVLLASGSAPDLIFEFGTSIRNQMFDQKQLLPLDDLIEQHSVEYKALMEKYPQLKQAGIKSDGKLYEVGRMNEVYPLVSVFIREDWLNKLGLDMPATEEEFLAVAKAFTEQDPDGNGVDDTYGIGGFEFGDNAGLFRYIFNANWVNLGEDGGIEVGPERLKKEAEFKRALYEAGVVDKDFLSDKDGSKSKQDFLNGKIGIYAFMTNDYMGFASRELDTLMKNVPESKLKILPLPKTSAGQFTTVWNNPVQMTAVVNARAKNPEAVMEYIDFLVKPEIGRTFRYGIEGEHFKLEADGRPVILDQEKYKNEVSWASDFAMVYSRLEEGKYGYAETQFDETIPAQKEALRLFKEAVDTYMTDLPVGEGLTHSEHMPQLPKELQVKFSNVTAAVHDIYTRAILGGTNYTIEQAAADAEKQWQTGGGAEIVSWYEEWWNKEKDNVLIWSDFYDIYEQQRSAYQAN, from the coding sequence ATGAGTTTATTGAATAAGCTGCCTAAAATGATGTTGATTGCAGGGTTGGGAGGAAGTCTGCTTGCCGGATGCTCAAGTGACAACAAGGAGCCGGCCGCAGAAGGCGGGGATACCAAGGCGCGCGGCAGCATTTCTTCTACCATCTACGACCGGGGGTCCGTGCCGAGCGGGATGGGGACGATCGAAGACAACATGTGGACCAAGTGGATTAACGAGAATGGTCCGGCAGACGTGAAGTTTGTGGCTATTCCGCGCTGGGAATCCCAGTCCAAGCTGAATGTGCTTCTGGCCTCGGGCAGTGCGCCGGATCTGATCTTCGAGTTCGGCACAAGCATCCGTAACCAGATGTTCGACCAGAAGCAGCTGCTGCCGCTAGATGATCTGATTGAGCAGCATAGTGTGGAGTATAAGGCGCTGATGGAGAAATATCCGCAGCTGAAGCAGGCTGGCATCAAGTCAGACGGCAAGCTGTATGAAGTCGGCCGTATGAATGAGGTGTATCCGCTTGTAAGCGTATTTATCCGGGAGGACTGGCTGAATAAGCTGGGGCTGGACATGCCGGCAACGGAGGAGGAGTTCCTGGCAGTGGCCAAAGCCTTCACAGAGCAGGACCCGGACGGCAATGGGGTTGACGATACTTACGGCATCGGCGGCTTTGAGTTCGGGGATAATGCCGGGCTGTTCCGGTATATCTTCAATGCCAACTGGGTGAATCTCGGTGAGGATGGCGGAATTGAAGTCGGGCCGGAGCGTCTGAAGAAAGAAGCAGAGTTCAAGCGGGCACTGTATGAAGCCGGTGTCGTAGACAAGGACTTCCTGAGTGATAAAGACGGGTCCAAGTCAAAGCAGGACTTCCTGAACGGCAAGATCGGAATCTATGCCTTCATGACGAATGATTATATGGGCTTCGCTTCCCGCGAGCTGGATACACTGATGAAAAATGTCCCGGAATCCAAACTGAAGATCCTGCCGCTTCCGAAGACCTCTGCCGGACAATTCACTACCGTCTGGAACAATCCGGTCCAGATGACAGCTGTGGTGAATGCCCGGGCCAAAAACCCGGAAGCTGTTATGGAGTATATAGATTTCCTGGTTAAGCCGGAAATCGGACGCACCTTCCGTTATGGTATCGAAGGCGAGCATTTCAAGCTTGAGGCTGACGGCAGGCCCGTTATTCTGGATCAGGAGAAGTACAAAAATGAAGTAAGCTGGGCCAGTGATTTCGCTATGGTATACAGCCGTCTGGAAGAAGGCAAATACGGATATGCGGAGACCCAATTCGATGAAACCATTCCTGCCCAGAAAGAAGCCCTGCGCCTGTTCAAGGAAGCGGTGGATACGTATATGACCGATCTGCCGGTGGGCGAAGGCTTGACGCACTCCGAGCATATGCCGCAGCTGCCGAAGGAGCTGCAGGTTAAATTCAGCAATGTGACAGCTGCTGTCCATGATATCTATACCAGAGCGATCCTTGGCGGAACTAATTACACCATTGAGCAGGCGGCAGCGGATGCTGAGAAGCAGTGGCAAACCGGCGGCGGTGCTGAAATTGTAAGCTGGTATGAGGAATGGTGGAATAAAGAAAAGGATAATGTGCTGATCTGGAGCGATTTCTACGATATCTATGAACAGCAGCGTTCAGCATATCAGGCCAACTAA
- a CDS encoding methyl-accepting chemotaxis protein gives MKNVIRSLEDIVQLAPILKAAFPYDISIAVCDLEKFIAYFPGEFIDLGIQAGQVIQPEEPLYHALQNDESAVSNVPKEYYGYEFVGTVLPVHSEDGAVSGAICIQVRRQTELREIAGQISTSLNQANERIAHVADGSNLLAGFSQKLLLQSQAAAESVQRSDEVLSVLRKVADQTNLLGINAAIEAAHAGDKGRGFDVVAKEIRKFSRETELSALRIRDTLEQIQLAMKQIGQSIDQIASVGQEQAASTQEISSFVEEIRAMSEQLNRYAQKL, from the coding sequence ATGAAGAATGTGATTCGTTCCCTTGAAGATATAGTACAGCTGGCCCCGATTCTCAAAGCTGCGTTTCCATACGATATATCTATCGCTGTCTGTGACCTGGAGAAGTTCATTGCCTATTTCCCCGGGGAGTTCATTGATCTGGGGATCCAGGCCGGGCAGGTAATTCAGCCGGAAGAGCCGTTGTATCATGCGCTGCAAAATGATGAATCCGCCGTCTCGAACGTGCCTAAGGAATATTACGGTTATGAATTCGTCGGAACCGTACTGCCGGTGCACAGTGAAGATGGAGCTGTCAGCGGGGCAATCTGTATCCAGGTGCGCAGACAGACGGAGCTGCGGGAGATCGCGGGTCAAATCTCCACTTCCCTGAACCAGGCGAATGAGCGCATCGCCCATGTGGCGGATGGCTCTAATCTGCTGGCCGGCTTCTCGCAGAAGCTGCTGCTTCAATCCCAGGCTGCCGCTGAAAGTGTCCAGAGAAGCGATGAGGTGCTGTCCGTCCTGCGGAAGGTTGCGGATCAGACGAATCTGCTGGGGATTAATGCCGCCATTGAGGCTGCCCACGCCGGAGATAAGGGCCGTGGGTTTGATGTAGTTGCGAAGGAAATCCGCAAATTCTCCAGAGAAACGGAGTTATCCGCGCTGCGGATCCGTGATACGCTGGAGCAGATTCAGCTGGCGATGAAACAGATTGGCCAGTCGATAGACCAAATCGCCTCAGTCGGCCAGGAGCAGGCCGCTTCAACGCAGGAAATCTCCAGCTTCGTTGAGGAGATCCGGGCGATGTCCGAGCAGCTTAACAGGTATGCGCAGAAGCTGTAG